The following proteins come from a genomic window of Burkholderia sp. PAMC 26561:
- a CDS encoding ABC transporter ATP-binding protein yields MASISLKDVQKSYGTNSPVIRRLNLDIGQHEFCVFLGPSGCGKSTLLRMIAGLEELSEGELLIDGRRMNEVPAAERGIAMVFQSYALFPHMTVFENMAFGLRIAKQPKHLIERRVREAARVLQLEALLDRHPKALSGGQRQRVAIGRAIVREPGAFLFDEPLSNLDAALRGQTRVEIARLHQQFANASVVYVTHDQIEAMTLADKIVLLHAGADAERFGSIAQCGAPLDLYHHPRSKFVAGFIGSPRMNFIDAVVDAIEPGSVSVKLAQGDGRLVAHVNGEHLRRGQAVTLGVRPEHLRLEGDDPFINTTAALTERLGEHSYIHAEHANGLLITKAPGDTSVRAGERMAIHVPPQACHLFDADGVALARALRTPALIAA; encoded by the coding sequence GTGGCATCGATTTCTCTTAAAGACGTTCAAAAATCTTATGGAACGAACTCACCGGTGATCAGGCGGCTTAACCTCGACATCGGTCAGCATGAGTTCTGTGTTTTCCTGGGCCCGTCGGGCTGCGGAAAGTCGACACTGTTGCGCATGATTGCGGGGCTCGAGGAATTGAGCGAAGGCGAACTGCTCATCGACGGTCGGCGAATGAATGAAGTTCCTGCCGCCGAGCGTGGGATCGCGATGGTGTTTCAAAGCTACGCGTTGTTCCCACACATGACAGTGTTCGAAAACATGGCGTTCGGGCTACGGATAGCAAAACAACCGAAGCACTTGATCGAACGCCGTGTACGAGAAGCCGCTCGCGTTCTTCAACTTGAGGCGCTCCTTGACCGACATCCGAAAGCGCTCTCAGGCGGTCAGCGTCAGCGCGTAGCTATCGGCCGGGCAATCGTGCGCGAACCCGGCGCGTTTCTCTTTGACGAACCATTGTCAAATCTGGATGCGGCATTGCGAGGCCAGACGCGGGTAGAAATTGCACGACTTCACCAGCAGTTCGCTAATGCAAGCGTGGTGTACGTGACCCATGACCAGATTGAAGCCATGACGCTCGCTGACAAGATTGTCCTGCTGCACGCGGGCGCTGACGCCGAGCGGTTTGGCAGCATTGCGCAGTGTGGCGCGCCACTTGATCTGTACCACCATCCGCGCTCAAAGTTTGTTGCGGGGTTCATTGGCTCACCGCGCATGAACTTTATTGACGCCGTGGTGGACGCTATCGAGCCGGGCAGCGTAAGCGTGAAGCTCGCGCAAGGCGACGGCCGCCTTGTCGCGCATGTAAATGGCGAGCACCTGCGCCGCGGACAGGCTGTCACGCTCGGCGTGCGGCCCGAGCACCTGCGCCTTGAGGGAGATGACCCGTTTATCAACACTACCGCTGCGCTGACTGAGCGTCTCGGCGAACACAGCTACATTCACGCCGAGCATGCGAACGGCCTTTTAATTACAAAGGCACCAGGAGATACATCTGTGCGTGCGGGCGAGCGCATGGCCATTCACGTGCCGCCACAAGCATGCCATTTGTTTGACGCCGACGGTGTGGCGCTCGCGCGCGCGTTGCGCACCCCAGCTCTCATTGCAGCCTAA